From Lysobacter silvisoli, the proteins below share one genomic window:
- a CDS encoding M13 family metallopeptidase — MIRTRLPLVMLLAAATTASAGTLHGIQPDDLNRNGDPCVDFYDYANGAWRKQNPIPAYMDRWSRRWQSGEVNKEHVRDILTELSARSDWPQGSAGQLAGDFYAACMDESRIDALGSQPVQPWLADIAAVHDQASLQRMIGRLHDVGIAVPFGLYAGEDQHEPSRTIAHLYAAGLGLPDRDYYFKPEPRFADARTQYLAHVAKMFELAGTPAAEAKAKAQTVFDFEKRLAQASLDNVQLRDPKQQDHPMAFTGLAKLSPSFDWAAYFSAAGVPRVDLNVTQPAFLQQFEKELATTPLPQWQAYLQWHVLNTAADSLSTPFVEQNFAFNRTLTGATEIKPRWKRCAELTDAQLGEALGQKYVEKYFPPAAKARMQDMVKNILLAMDDTIRELDWMDEATKQKALEKRATFVPKLGYPDKFKDYKGVVVSRDSAWNNLVAASRWNVADARRQVGKPTDRSRWGMTPPTSNAYYNPLQNEIVFPAGILQAPAFDLNATDAVNYGAIGVVIGHEISHGFDDQGAQFDAQGRLANWWTPEDGKQFAAKGQCVVDQFEGYFIEPGVHHNGKLVLGESIGDLAGAKLAYRGYLKSREGKGPEPTLDGFTPEQQFFIAWGQWRGDETRIETQRSMIQGDPHPIAKYRVNGPLSNLPAFQQAFQCKAGAPMVRAEKDRCEVW; from the coding sequence GTGATCCGCACCCGTCTTCCGCTAGTCATGCTGCTGGCCGCCGCCACCACCGCCTCCGCCGGCACCCTCCACGGCATCCAGCCCGACGACCTCAACCGCAACGGCGACCCCTGCGTCGACTTCTACGACTACGCCAACGGCGCCTGGCGCAAGCAGAACCCCATCCCCGCCTACATGGACCGCTGGAGCCGCCGCTGGCAATCCGGCGAGGTCAACAAGGAACACGTGCGCGACATCCTCACCGAACTGTCCGCCCGCAGCGACTGGCCGCAGGGCAGTGCAGGGCAGCTGGCCGGCGACTTCTACGCCGCCTGCATGGACGAATCGCGCATCGATGCCCTGGGCAGCCAACCCGTGCAACCCTGGCTGGCCGACATCGCCGCCGTCCACGATCAGGCCAGCCTGCAACGCATGATCGGCCGCCTGCACGACGTGGGCATCGCCGTGCCCTTCGGCCTGTACGCCGGCGAGGACCAGCACGAACCCTCGCGCACCATCGCCCACCTGTACGCCGCCGGCCTGGGCCTGCCCGACCGCGACTACTACTTCAAACCCGAACCGCGCTTCGCCGACGCCCGCACCCAGTACCTGGCCCACGTGGCCAAGATGTTCGAACTGGCCGGCACGCCCGCCGCCGAAGCCAAGGCCAAGGCGCAAACCGTCTTCGACTTCGAAAAGCGCCTGGCCCAGGCCTCGCTGGACAACGTGCAACTGCGCGACCCCAAGCAGCAGGACCACCCCATGGCCTTCACCGGCCTGGCCAAGCTCAGCCCCAGCTTCGACTGGGCCGCCTACTTCAGCGCCGCCGGCGTGCCGCGCGTGGACCTCAACGTCACCCAGCCCGCCTTCCTGCAGCAGTTCGAAAAAGAACTGGCCACCACCCCGCTGCCGCAGTGGCAGGCCTACCTGCAGTGGCACGTGCTCAACACCGCCGCCGACTCGCTGTCCACGCCCTTCGTCGAACAGAACTTCGCCTTCAACCGCACCCTCACCGGCGCCACCGAAATCAAACCGCGCTGGAAGCGCTGCGCCGAACTCACCGACGCCCAACTGGGCGAGGCCCTGGGCCAGAAATACGTGGAAAAGTACTTCCCGCCCGCGGCCAAGGCGCGCATGCAGGACATGGTCAAGAACATCCTGCTGGCCATGGACGACACCATCCGCGAACTGGACTGGATGGACGAGGCCACCAAGCAAAAAGCCCTGGAAAAGCGCGCCACCTTCGTCCCCAAGCTCGGCTACCCCGACAAGTTCAAGGACTACAAAGGCGTGGTCGTGAGCCGCGACTCCGCCTGGAACAACCTGGTCGCCGCCTCGCGCTGGAACGTGGCCGACGCCCGCCGCCAGGTCGGCAAGCCCACCGACCGCAGCCGCTGGGGCATGACCCCGCCCACCTCCAACGCCTACTACAACCCGCTGCAGAACGAGATCGTCTTCCCCGCCGGCATCCTGCAAGCCCCGGCCTTCGACTTGAACGCCACCGACGCCGTCAACTACGGCGCCATCGGCGTGGTCATCGGCCACGAAATCAGCCACGGCTTCGACGACCAGGGCGCCCAGTTCGACGCCCAGGGCCGCCTGGCCAACTGGTGGACCCCGGAAGACGGCAAGCAATTCGCCGCCAAGGGCCAATGCGTGGTCGACCAGTTCGAGGGCTACTTCATCGAACCTGGCGTGCACCACAACGGCAAGCTCGTGCTCGGCGAATCCATCGGCGACCTGGCCGGCGCCAAGCTCGCCTACCGCGGTTACCTGAAATCGCGCGAAGGCAAAGGCCCCGAACCCACCCTGGACGGCTTCACCCCCGAACAACAGTTCTTCATCGCCTGGGGCCAATGGCGCGGCGACGAAACCCGCATCGAAACCCAGCGCAGCATGATCCAGGGCGACCCACACCCCATCGCCAAGTACCGCGTCAACGGCCCGCTCTCGAACCTGCCCGCGTTCCAGCAGGCGTTCCAGTGCAAAGCCGGCGCGCCGATGGTGCGGGCGGAGAAAGATCGCTGCGAGGTCTGGTAA
- a CDS encoding DGQHR domain-containing protein, which produces MANIIEVPAIQVDQWNREFFLTVLKARDLVGISYVAIRGQSDEEGAVQRIFNRERLASLRRYALHKGAYPSSIVLNWTAGAAPVFDEGLLSVPVESRSAQIIDGQHRVEGLRAAIEESNHIGDTEIPVSIYMNLDTRECADLFLSINTEQKPVPRSLVFDLYGIASEGFVDPAAVRARDIAMHLNDSEGSPYFKNIKLPNQPIRKGGVALSTAVAALKPLVESKGIFEQIDASELEVQKKIVENFFVVLREKYGDRWEDKSNAFMFAAGFTGGIDFLKLKLIPICNNMSPKDFSIGFISTLIDLPKESLVRQDEIKGVGGKDAPKRVFDRLVDAFKPQQQISTSFKL; this is translated from the coding sequence GTGGCTAATATAATCGAAGTGCCTGCTATACAGGTTGATCAATGGAATAGAGAGTTCTTCCTGACCGTCCTAAAGGCTAGAGACCTTGTTGGCATTTCTTATGTTGCGATACGCGGGCAGTCTGACGAGGAGGGGGCGGTACAGCGAATCTTCAACCGCGAACGCCTTGCTAGTTTGCGAAGGTACGCACTGCACAAAGGCGCATATCCAAGCTCGATCGTACTTAATTGGACGGCAGGTGCCGCTCCCGTGTTTGATGAAGGACTCCTTTCCGTTCCAGTCGAGTCGCGAAGCGCGCAGATTATTGATGGTCAGCATCGCGTCGAAGGGCTGAGGGCGGCTATCGAAGAGAGCAATCATATTGGTGACACTGAAATTCCTGTCAGTATTTATATGAATCTTGATACAAGGGAGTGCGCCGATCTGTTTCTGTCGATCAATACGGAGCAGAAGCCTGTTCCCCGCAGCTTGGTTTTTGATCTTTATGGCATTGCAAGTGAGGGATTTGTCGATCCTGCCGCGGTGCGCGCGCGCGACATTGCAATGCATCTCAATGACTCAGAGGGATCTCCCTACTTTAAAAATATCAAGCTTCCCAATCAGCCAATTCGGAAGGGTGGAGTGGCACTATCAACGGCGGTTGCCGCGCTGAAGCCATTGGTTGAGTCTAAGGGGATATTTGAGCAGATTGATGCTTCTGAGCTGGAAGTTCAAAAGAAGATTGTTGAAAACTTCTTCGTCGTTCTCAGGGAGAAGTATGGTGATCGCTGGGAAGATAAAAGTAATGCCTTCATGTTTGCAGCAGGCTTCACAGGTGGAATTGATTTCCTGAAATTAAAGCTAATACCAATTTGTAACAATATGAGTCCTAAGGATTTTTCAATCGGTTTCATTTCGACACTAATTGATCTTCCTAAGGAGAGTTTAGTAAGACAGGATGAAATTAAGGGTGTCGGTGGTAAAGATGCGCCGAAAAGAGTATTTGATCGATTGGTAGATGCGTTCAAGCCGCAGCAGCAGATTTCGACTTCTTTCAAGCTGTAG
- a CDS encoding PIN domain-containing protein: MTQNVFIDANKIIQFGHAFDSAEASTLRDLIEVDILRVVTTDLTISEVAKRFAKVEMDKLQDICRPDLRVRAKRYLDLDIPEIDRDELRGRIFEEHHGRVVRFLREELRALVLNIDSVSPSQILDDYTHGRGMFSLSSKKDQFPDAFILAALLEGVSEINSLIILSGDHDFLPAVSNVAHVKLVENFERLLEVLGVAPAGDEALDLLDRFEAEFNDSVGEALQDYIIYSEDVEDGELEVQSVRDATLDRIRVYTSKKSKGTYLVYARVSCKAEVSFNHPDWESAIYDSEDKVLFPFETVEGEKEVDIDDVPFSFVFEYDRESDEATISNATVLGGAYVSATLYPPDWY, encoded by the coding sequence ATGACGCAGAATGTTTTCATCGATGCGAACAAAATTATTCAATTTGGGCATGCGTTCGACAGCGCGGAAGCCAGCACGCTACGCGATCTAATTGAGGTCGATATTCTTCGTGTGGTGACGACCGATTTGACGATAAGTGAAGTGGCTAAGCGCTTTGCTAAGGTCGAGATGGATAAGCTTCAGGATATCTGCAGGCCGGATCTGCGGGTTCGTGCTAAGAGGTATTTAGATTTAGATATACCAGAGATCGATCGGGATGAGCTGCGAGGGCGCATATTTGAAGAGCATCACGGCCGTGTCGTCCGTTTCTTGCGAGAAGAGCTCAGGGCGCTTGTTCTTAATATAGATTCAGTTTCGCCGTCGCAGATACTTGACGACTATACTCATGGGAGAGGAATGTTTTCTCTGTCAAGTAAGAAAGATCAGTTTCCGGATGCGTTTATCCTCGCCGCGTTGTTGGAGGGTGTGAGCGAGATAAATAGTCTAATTATTCTGTCCGGCGATCATGACTTTCTACCCGCTGTATCTAATGTTGCGCATGTCAAGTTAGTCGAGAACTTTGAGAGGCTATTGGAGGTGCTTGGAGTTGCTCCGGCTGGTGACGAAGCCCTTGATTTGCTGGATCGATTCGAGGCGGAATTCAATGATTCAGTGGGCGAGGCGTTGCAGGACTACATCATCTACTCAGAAGACGTAGAAGATGGCGAGTTGGAAGTGCAGAGCGTCCGTGATGCGACGCTAGACAGGATTAGGGTGTATACATCAAAGAAATCCAAAGGGACATATCTCGTATACGCTAGGGTTAGCTGCAAGGCTGAGGTTTCATTCAATCATCCCGACTGGGAGTCGGCGATCTACGATAGCGAGGATAAAGTTTTATTTCCGTTTGAGACGGTAGAGGGCGAGAAGGAAGTCGATATAGATGACGTCCCTTTTAGCTTTGTATTTGAATACGATCGTGAATCTGACGAGGCGACGATTAGTAATGCCACTGTTCTAGGGGGGGCTTATGTATCGGCGACCTTATATCCGCCCGACTGGTACTAG
- a CDS encoding helix-turn-helix domain-containing protein produces MPTSTLYKKENELLTKMMREMRIAAGLTQAACAEALGKPQSFVSKVEGGSQRVDLIQLREYCNVCDTSLTAFVKRFESRL; encoded by the coding sequence ATGCCTACGAGCACGCTATACAAGAAAGAGAACGAACTGCTCACCAAAATGATGCGCGAGATGCGCATTGCGGCTGGACTCACGCAAGCAGCGTGCGCAGAGGCTTTGGGCAAGCCGCAGTCTTTCGTGAGCAAGGTCGAAGGCGGCAGCCAAAGAGTCGATCTGATCCAACTTCGCGAGTACTGCAATGTCTGCGATACCTCGCTTACAGCATTCGTGAAGCGCTTCGAATCCAGGCTCTGA
- a CDS encoding XAC0095 family protein: protein MQNGLSSAATTLDNYVLPATAHQALTQTRDHLRLLAQLTEPQDENAPDQLSISAEALAYCFDRLADDLERIADAASPSTD, encoded by the coding sequence ATGCAGAACGGACTCAGCTCTGCGGCAACCACGCTCGACAACTACGTGTTGCCCGCCACCGCCCACCAAGCCCTAACCCAAACCCGCGACCACCTACGCCTGCTCGCCCAGTTGACCGAGCCGCAGGACGAAAACGCGCCCGATCAGCTGTCGATCTCGGCCGAGGCGCTGGCGTATTGCTTCGACCGCTTGGCCGACGATCTGGAGCGCATCGCGGACGCAGCCAGCCCATCAACGGACTAG
- a CDS encoding ComEC/Rec2 family competence protein gives MNAKHQALWALVLAAALAGCQTTATRSTDPATQPPPDPSAQEARDALLERPRHSDGATALEPPSPNARLKRDRLAEADFERATAGADALARAAPFAPRALRPKEMAVHAIDVGQGDAFLLEFACGAALVDTGLQRGQASRDRLVAYVDRFFDQRRPDLHRTLQLAVISHSHADHADGVPFLFGGDRPDPLAVRNYLDSGYDSGGGAPDQVFLRDHAQRYEAIRMEDILWLEGATSAVIDPLPACADGVNPQLRVLWGGLPGDAPSQFSNPNHHSVVLRVDYGEASFLFTGDLQSRQGALDGGGLGWMLDDYERDPGVFDVDALKVSHHGAENGTNDRLLAATTPCLAFMGVGSPDDRGSGTAHDHGHPNRNTLDRLIGAVSGTRPRRDVWAFDGADTEPRKRQLTKALFGTAWDGHYVIYASAAGHWRVLTERGESVPVQCR, from the coding sequence ATGAACGCCAAGCATCAAGCGCTGTGGGCTTTAGTACTCGCAGCCGCCTTAGCCGGCTGCCAAACCACCGCAACCCGCTCCACCGACCCGGCCACGCAACCCCCGCCGGACCCCTCGGCCCAGGAAGCCCGCGACGCCCTGCTCGAACGCCCCCGCCACAGCGACGGCGCCACCGCACTAGAACCCCCAAGCCCCAACGCCCGCCTAAAACGCGACCGCCTGGCCGAGGCCGACTTCGAACGGGCCACCGCCGGCGCCGACGCGCTCGCCCGCGCCGCGCCCTTCGCCCCGCGCGCCCTGCGCCCCAAGGAAATGGCCGTCCACGCCATCGACGTAGGCCAGGGCGATGCCTTCCTGCTGGAGTTCGCCTGCGGCGCGGCCCTGGTGGACACCGGGCTGCAACGCGGCCAAGCCTCGCGCGACCGGCTGGTGGCCTATGTGGACCGCTTCTTCGACCAGCGCCGGCCCGATTTGCACCGCACCCTGCAGCTGGCGGTGATCAGCCACAGCCACGCCGACCACGCCGACGGCGTGCCGTTCCTGTTCGGCGGCGACCGGCCAGACCCGCTGGCGGTGCGCAATTACCTCGACAGCGGCTACGACAGCGGCGGCGGCGCGCCCGATCAAGTGTTCCTGCGCGATCACGCCCAGCGTTACGAGGCCATCCGCATGGAAGACATCCTGTGGCTGGAAGGCGCCACCAGCGCCGTCATCGACCCGCTGCCGGCCTGCGCCGACGGCGTGAACCCGCAGCTGCGCGTGCTGTGGGGCGGGCTGCCCGGCGATGCGCCCAGCCAGTTCAGCAACCCCAACCACCACTCGGTGGTGCTGCGCGTGGATTACGGCGAAGCCTCGTTCCTGTTCACCGGCGACCTGCAAAGCCGCCAGGGCGCGCTGGACGGCGGCGGCCTGGGCTGGATGCTCGACGACTACGAACGCGACCCCGGCGTGTTCGACGTGGACGCGCTGAAGGTGTCGCACCACGGCGCCGAGAACGGCACCAACGACCGCCTGCTGGCCGCCACCACGCCCTGCCTAGCCTTCATGGGCGTGGGCTCGCCCGACGATCGCGGCAGCGGCACCGCGCACGACCACGGCCACCCCAACCGCAACACCCTCGACCGCCTGATCGGCGCGGTGTCCGGCACCCGCCCGCGCCGCGACGTGTGGGCCTTCGACGGCGCCGACACCGAGCCGCGCAAACGCCAACTCACCAAGGCGCTGTTCGGCACCGCCTGGGACGGCCACTACGTGATCTACGCCAGCGCCGCCGGCCACTGGCGCGTGCTGACCGAACGCGGCGAATCCGTACCCGTGCAATGCCGCTGA